The Sulfurospirillum halorespirans DSM 13726 genome has a window encoding:
- the rpsH gene encoding 30S ribosomal protein S8 has protein sequence MINDLVADSLTRIRNASMRKLDVTKLMHSKLVEAILVIFQNKGYIESFNVVEEGPKKFINVVLKYDARGTQVINEVKKISKPGRRVYKGRDEIKRFKNGYGTIVVSTSKGVLSNDDAHKAGLGGEVICSIW, from the coding sequence ATGATTAATGATCTAGTAGCAGATTCTTTAACAAGAATCAGAAATGCATCAATGCGTAAACTTGATGTGACTAAATTAATGCATTCAAAACTGGTTGAAGCGATTTTAGTTATTTTCCAAAACAAAGGTTATATCGAAAGTTTTAACGTTGTTGAAGAAGGTCCTAAGAAATTTATCAATGTTGTTTTGAAGTATGATGCAAGAGGCACCCAAGTCATCAATGAAGTGAAAAAAATCTCAAAACCTGGACGTAGAGTCTATAAAGGTCGCGATGAAATTAAACGCTTCAAAAATGGTTATGGTACGATCGTTGTTAGTACATCAAAAGGTGTTCTCAGTAATGATGACGCTCACAAAGCAGGTCTTGGTGGCGAAGTTATCTGTAGTATTTGGTAA
- the rplE gene encoding 50S ribosomal protein L5, whose amino-acid sequence MNRLQEKFNAEVKPALVKEFNIANPMLSPKIEKVVISVGAGEEGKDTKLLQNIVDTISLIAGQKAVVANAKKSVAGFKVRAGYPVGVKVTLRKENMYAFLDKLISVALPRVKDFRGLPRVGFDGRANYNFGLNEQLMFPEVEYDNIMKTHGMNITIVTTASNDKEAFKLLELIGLPFAKGK is encoded by the coding sequence ATGAACAGATTGCAAGAGAAATTTAATGCTGAAGTTAAACCAGCATTGGTTAAAGAGTTTAATATTGCTAATCCTATGTTGTCACCTAAAATTGAAAAAGTCGTTATCAGCGTTGGTGCTGGTGAAGAAGGTAAAGATACTAAGTTATTGCAAAATATCGTCGATACCATCTCTTTAATCGCTGGTCAAAAAGCGGTTGTTGCGAATGCTAAGAAATCAGTTGCTGGTTTTAAAGTACGTGCTGGTTACCCAGTCGGTGTTAAAGTAACACTTCGTAAAGAGAATATGTACGCATTTTTAGACAAACTTATCTCAGTAGCACTTCCTAGAGTAAAAGATTTTAGAGGTCTTCCAAGAGTAGGTTTTGACGGACGTGCAAACTATAACTTTGGTCTTAATGAACAATTAATGTTCCCTGAGGTTGAGTATGATAACATCATGAAAACACACGGAATGAATATTACGATCGTAACAACTGCTAGCAATGATAAAGAAGCATTTAAACTTCTTGAACTCATTGGTTTGCCGTTCGCAAAAGGTAAATAA
- the rplX gene encoding 50S ribosomal protein L24: MATKMKIKKGDTVKVIAGDDKGKEAKVVQVLPKTSQVVVEGCKVVKKAIKPSESNPKGGFANLEKPIHVSNVAKVEGK; this comes from the coding sequence ATGGCGACTAAGATGAAAATTAAAAAAGGCGATACTGTTAAAGTAATCGCAGGCGACGATAAAGGTAAAGAGGCAAAAGTTGTTCAAGTTTTGCCAAAAACTTCACAAGTCGTTGTTGAGGGTTGCAAGGTAGTAAAAAAAGCCATTAAGCCAAGTGAGAGCAACCCTAAGGGTGGTTTTGCAAATCTTGAAAAACCAATTCATGTCTCTAACGTGGCTAAAGTAGAGGGTAAATAA
- a CDS encoding type Z 30S ribosomal protein S14, with product MAKKSMIAKAARTPKFQVRAYTRCQICGRPHSVYKDFGICRICLRKMANEGLIPGLKKASW from the coding sequence ATGGCTAAAAAATCGATGATTGCAAAGGCTGCAAGAACGCCTAAGTTTCAAGTAAGAGCATACACACGATGTCAAATTTGCGGACGTCCACATTCTGTTTACAAAGATTTTGGTATCTGCAGAATTTGTCTTCGTAAAATGGCAAATGAGGGTCTTATTCCAGGCCTCAAAAAAGCAAGCTGGTAA